Proteins from one Salvelinus alpinus chromosome 34, SLU_Salpinus.1, whole genome shotgun sequence genomic window:
- the sptssa gene encoding serine palmitoyltransferase small subunit A, translating into MAFEDVWKKISWLYYQYILVTALYMLEPWERAIFNSILISVAGMAVYTGYVFMPQHIMAILQYFEMVQ; encoded by the exons ATGGCGTTTGAAGATGTCTGGAAGAAAATCTCCTGGTTGTATTACCAGTATATTCTCGTCACGGCTTTATACATGTTGGAACCTTGGGAGAGAGCAATCTTCA ACTCCATCCTGATATCTGTAGCAGGGATGGCTGTGTACACTGGCTACGTGTTCATGCCTCAGCACATCATGGCCATactacagtactttgagatggtTCAATGA